The Streptomyces phaeolivaceus genome has a window encoding:
- a CDS encoding LLM class flavin-dependent oxidoreductase, translated as MTSRQLHLNAFLMNTGHHEASWRLPESDPYAHVELDHYVRLARIAERGTFDSLFLADGPQLWGSVGQRPAGALEPLTLLTALATATEHIGLIATASTSYNSPYNLARKFASLDILSGGRAGWNIVTTAGAEAARNFGLDAEPAHAQRYARAAEFLDVALKLWDSWEDDAIVADKASGVWGDDTKIHPPRHKGTYFRVEGPLNVPRSPQGYPLLVQAGSSEDGKTFAARYAEAVFTAQQTIKDARAFYADLKARTVAAGRDPGHIKVLPGIVPVLGSTEAEARAAEQVLEDHIVYTHGVGNLERLLQLPAGSLELDAQLPADLPPESAIEGAKSRYTLVVELARRDRLTVRELIGRLGGGRGHLTFAGTPEQVADKIEAWFTGGAADGFNIMPAVLPSGLDAFVDQVVPLLRARGLLREEYGPRRTLRERYGLPRPANQHVGPPAPASTSAPASAPSSSSSSSSAPALV; from the coding sequence ATGACGTCAAGACAGCTCCACCTCAACGCCTTCCTGATGAACACCGGCCACCACGAGGCCTCCTGGCGGCTGCCGGAGTCCGACCCGTACGCGCATGTCGAGCTGGACCACTACGTCCGGCTGGCCCGGATCGCGGAGCGGGGCACCTTCGACTCGCTGTTCCTGGCCGACGGTCCGCAGCTGTGGGGCAGTGTCGGCCAGCGCCCGGCGGGCGCCCTGGAGCCGCTGACGCTGCTGACCGCGCTGGCGACGGCCACCGAGCACATCGGGCTGATCGCCACCGCCTCCACCTCCTACAACTCCCCCTACAACCTGGCCCGCAAGTTCGCCTCGCTGGACATCCTCAGCGGCGGCCGGGCCGGCTGGAACATCGTCACCACCGCGGGCGCGGAGGCCGCCCGCAACTTCGGGCTGGACGCCGAGCCCGCGCACGCCCAGCGGTACGCGCGGGCCGCCGAGTTCCTCGACGTGGCCCTGAAGCTCTGGGACAGCTGGGAGGACGACGCGATCGTCGCCGACAAGGCCTCCGGGGTCTGGGGCGACGACACGAAGATCCATCCGCCCCGGCACAAGGGCACGTACTTCCGTGTCGAGGGCCCGCTCAACGTCCCGCGCTCGCCGCAGGGTTATCCGCTGCTGGTGCAGGCGGGGTCAAGCGAGGACGGCAAGACGTTCGCGGCGCGGTACGCGGAGGCCGTGTTCACCGCGCAGCAGACCATCAAGGACGCTCGGGCCTTCTACGCCGACCTCAAGGCCCGTACGGTCGCGGCCGGCCGGGACCCCGGGCACATCAAGGTGCTGCCCGGGATCGTGCCCGTCCTCGGGTCGACGGAGGCCGAGGCGCGGGCCGCCGAGCAGGTGCTGGAGGACCACATCGTGTACACGCACGGGGTGGGCAATCTGGAGCGGCTGCTGCAACTGCCCGCCGGTTCCCTGGAGCTGGACGCCCAGCTGCCCGCCGATCTGCCGCCGGAGAGCGCGATCGAGGGGGCCAAGAGCCGCTACACGCTCGTCGTGGAGCTGGCCCGGCGCGACCGGCTGACCGTGCGGGAGCTGATCGGGCGGCTGGGCGGCGGGCGCGGGCACCTCACCTTCGCCGGGACGCCCGAGCAGGTCGCCGACAAGATCGAGGCCTGGTTCACCGGGGGCGCGGCCGACGGCTTCAACATCATGCCCGCGGTCCTGCCGTCCGGCCTCGACGCCTTCGTCGACCAGGTCGTCCCGTTGCTGCGCGCCCGGGGTCTGCTGCGCGAGGAGTACGGCCCGCGCCGGACCCTGCGGGAGCGCTACGGCCTCCCGCGCCCCGCCAACCAGCATGTCGGCCCGCCCGCCCCCGCGTCCACATCCGCGCCCGCATCCGCGCCCTCGTCCTCGTCCTCGTCCTCGTCCGCGCCCGCCCTCGTCTGA
- a CDS encoding TauD/TfdA dioxygenase family protein: MSIEIQKVTANIGARVSGVDISKPLDEETVAALREALNVHKALVFDDVNLDDESHQAFVRHFGDVTTAHPTVAAVDGAANVLPVDSERGRANHWHTDVTFVLNPPQATTLRSITIPPYGGETLIANSAAAYRDLPEPLRRLADGLWAEHTNDYDYAVPDEEIDAEKAEQRALFTSIKYRTAHPVVRVHPLTGERGLFIGGFAQRIVGLSLGESRKILDLLQSYVTRPENVLRHRWSENQLVVFDNRVTQHYAIDNYDGLPRRLHRVTVAGDVPAGIEGRESHSIEGDASHYTSVAVRPAPEAASVAVREEAASVAA, encoded by the coding sequence ATGTCCATCGAGATCCAGAAGGTCACCGCGAACATCGGCGCCCGTGTCTCCGGCGTCGACATCTCCAAGCCCCTCGACGAGGAGACGGTCGCCGCTCTCCGTGAGGCCCTCAACGTCCACAAGGCGCTCGTCTTCGACGACGTGAACCTCGACGACGAGTCCCACCAGGCCTTCGTCCGCCACTTCGGCGACGTCACCACCGCCCACCCGACGGTCGCCGCCGTCGACGGCGCCGCCAACGTCCTGCCCGTGGACAGCGAGCGGGGGCGCGCCAACCACTGGCACACCGATGTCACCTTCGTCCTCAACCCGCCGCAGGCCACCACCCTGCGCAGCATCACGATCCCGCCGTACGGCGGCGAGACCCTGATCGCCAACTCGGCGGCGGCCTACCGGGATCTGCCCGAGCCGCTGCGCCGGCTGGCCGACGGGCTGTGGGCCGAGCACACCAACGACTACGACTACGCGGTGCCCGACGAGGAGATCGACGCGGAGAAGGCCGAACAGCGCGCCCTGTTCACCTCGATCAAGTACCGCACGGCCCACCCGGTCGTCCGCGTCCATCCGCTGACCGGTGAACGCGGGCTGTTCATCGGCGGGTTCGCGCAGCGGATCGTGGGCCTGTCGCTCGGTGAGTCCCGCAAGATCCTCGACCTGCTCCAGTCGTATGTGACCCGGCCGGAGAACGTGCTGCGCCACCGCTGGTCGGAGAACCAGCTCGTCGTCTTCGACAACCGCGTCACCCAGCACTACGCCATCGACAACTACGACGGTCTGCCGCGCCGGCTGCACCGGGTGACCGTCGCCGGTGACGTGCCGGCCGGTATCGAGGGCAGGGAGAGCCACTCCATCGAGGGGGACGCCTCGCACTACACGTCCGTGGCCGTGCGGCCCGCGCCCGAGGCCGCGTCCGTCGCCGTACGGGAGGAGGCCGCCTCCGTAGCCGCGTAG
- a CDS encoding mycothiol-dependent nitroreductase Rv2466c family protein encodes MSEQTSATPSGKTPVDFWFDPLCPWAWMTSRWVLEVEKVRDIEVRWHVMSLAVLNEPRIDELPEEYRELLATKAWGPVRIVIAARQEHGAEVLGDLYTALGTRIHNQGEGPEKETVAAALKDVGLPESLMDHWDSTPYEPQLRASHKEGIDKVGQDVGTPVIAVPGADGEQIAFFGPVVTPAPQGEEAAKLWDGTLLVASVPGFYELKRTRTKGPDFSNLI; translated from the coding sequence ATGTCCGAGCAGACCTCCGCCACGCCCTCCGGCAAGACCCCCGTCGACTTCTGGTTCGACCCGCTGTGCCCCTGGGCCTGGATGACCTCGCGCTGGGTCCTGGAGGTGGAGAAGGTCCGGGACATCGAGGTGCGCTGGCATGTGATGAGCCTCGCCGTGCTGAACGAGCCCAGGATCGACGAGCTGCCCGAGGAGTACCGCGAGCTGCTGGCCACCAAGGCCTGGGGCCCGGTACGGATCGTCATAGCCGCCCGGCAGGAGCACGGCGCCGAGGTGCTGGGCGACCTCTACACCGCGCTCGGCACGCGTATCCACAACCAGGGCGAGGGCCCCGAGAAGGAGACGGTCGCCGCCGCCCTGAAGGATGTCGGCCTCCCCGAGTCCCTCATGGACCACTGGGACTCCACCCCGTACGAGCCGCAGCTGCGCGCCTCCCACAAGGAGGGCATCGACAAGGTCGGCCAGGACGTCGGCACCCCCGTGATCGCCGTCCCCGGCGCCGACGGCGAGCAGATCGCCTTCTTCGGCCCCGTCGTCACCCCCGCCCCCCAGGGCGAGGAAGCCGCCAAGCTCTGGGACGGCACCCTCCTCGTGGCCTCGGTCCCCGGCTTCTACGAGCTCAAGCGCACCCGCACCAAGGGCCCGGACTTCAGCAACCTGATCTGA